Proteins encoded by one window of Vigna radiata var. radiata cultivar VC1973A chromosome 5, Vradiata_ver6, whole genome shotgun sequence:
- the LOC106761632 gene encoding uncharacterized protein LOC106761632 isoform X2, translated as MATMSLTVAAPSLSFPSTPSLTKLHSRVLHIKPLHCTPIHQQHVDADAAIMCEPCNGKGWLVCDFCKGQKTNIKAENKRIYRRCPSCKAVGYVLCSNCKVFKCVTFPNFEDSQN; from the exons ATGGCAACCATGTCCCTTACAGTTGCAGCACCTTCTCTTTCCTTTCCTTCAACTCCCTCTCTCACCAAACTCCATAGCCGTGTCCTTCACATCAAGCCCCTCCACTGCACTCCCATTCACCAACAACAC GTTGATGCAGATGCAGCTATCATGTGTGAGCCTTGCAATGGAAAAGGGTGGTTAGTCTGTGACTTTTGTAAAGGCCAAAAGACCAACATCAAAGCCGAAAACAAACGTATCTATCGAAGATGTCCCTCTTGCAAAGCC GTTGGGTATGTCTTGTGTTCTAACTGCAAGGTCTTCAAATGCGTCACTTTTCCTAATTTCGAAGATTCCCAGAACTGA
- the LOC106761700 gene encoding auxin-responsive protein SAUR71, with translation MSMDPTKKPNKIRDIVRLQQILKKWRRAANSSKTSRSNSNNTNNSTGRSIKFLKRTLSISEGGGSSSVVPKGYVAVCVGVDLSRFVIPTEYLGHQAFHMLLREAEEEFGFEQTGVLRIPCEVSVFESILKIVERKDKFFTQKCRFSIEKMMGYCSSNNLAYSHHPQSPMCR, from the coding sequence ATGTCCATGGATCCTACCAAGAAACCTAACAAGATCAGAGACATAGTGAGGCTTCAACAGATTCTTAAGAAATGGAGAAGGGCAGCAAACTCTTCAAAAACAAGTAGAAGTAATAgtaacaacaccaacaacagcACCGGCAGAAGCATCAAATTTCTCAAAAGAACACTTTCTATTTCGGAGGGAGGAGGATCGAGCAGTGTTGTTCCCAAGGGCTACGTTGCTGTTTGTGTTGGCGTTGACCTTAGCAGGTTCGTTATACCAACCGAGTATTTGGGTCACCAAGCTTTTCACATGTTACTCAGAGAAGCTGAGGAAGAGTTTGGGTTTGAACAAACTGGGGTTCTCAGAATCCCTTGTGAAGTGTCTGTGTTCGAGAGTATCTTGAAGATAGTAGAGAGAAAGGACAAGTTTTTCACTCAGAAATGCAGGTTTAGCATTGAGAAAATGATGGGATATTGTTCCTCCAACAACCTTGCTTATTCTCATCACCCTCAAAGTCCAATGTGCAGATAG
- the LOC106761632 gene encoding uncharacterized protein LOC106761632 isoform X1 — protein MATMSLTVAAPSLSFPSTPSLTKLHSRVLHIKPLHCTPIHQQHVLLLFFAIIEFIQLKSFIHLICLFLIKVDADAAIMCEPCNGKGWLVCDFCKGQKTNIKAENKRIYRRCPSCKAVGYVLCSNCKVFKCVTFPNFEDSQN, from the exons ATGGCAACCATGTCCCTTACAGTTGCAGCACCTTCTCTTTCCTTTCCTTCAACTCCCTCTCTCACCAAACTCCATAGCCGTGTCCTTCACATCAAGCCCCTCCACTGCACTCCCATTCACCAACAACACGtacttcttcttttcttcgCCATTATTGAATTCATTCAACTCAAAAGCTTCATCCACCTCATATGTTTGTTCTTGATCAAGGTTGATGCAGATGCAGCTATCATGTGTGAGCCTTGCAATGGAAAAGGGTGGTTAGTCTGTGACTTTTGTAAAGGCCAAAAGACCAACATCAAAGCCGAAAACAAACGTATCTATCGAAGATGTCCCTCTTGCAAAGCC GTTGGGTATGTCTTGTGTTCTAACTGCAAGGTCTTCAAATGCGTCACTTTTCCTAATTTCGAAGATTCCCAGAACTGA